ACGACTTGATGCCGATCTTCTTGCCGACCAGGTCGGAGGGCTTCTTGATGCCTTTGTTCGTGTTGATGAACACGAAGCCGTGGCGGAAGCGGCGATGCAGGAACACCGGGATCGCCGTGATGTTGAGCCCCTTGTCGCGGGCGACGATGTAGGACGAGCACGAGGTCTCGGCGACGTCGAAATGACCCTCGCGCAGGAAGCGCCAGTGGCGGGTCGTCGAGTCCATGTCGGTCAGGATGGTGAGGTCGATGCCGTCGGGAGACACTGTGCCGTCGATCAGCGAACGCACGATCTCGTAGTTGCCGCAGGCCAGAGTGAGGGGGATGTTTTTCTTCACGTTGTCGCTTCCTTGCGCGCTCGTATCATGGTGGGCGCGCAGTGAAGCGGGGTTCGGCCGCAAAAGCCAGCCTTGGGCTAAATGGCTGGTATGCCTTGGGGATTGGCGGTCCGCAGGCTGGAACGCGGACTATTCGAACTTACGCCGCGAACTTATGCCGCGACTTGCCGCAGGAAGGCTTCGACCTCGCTGCGCAGGTTCGCCACCGCGCTTTCCACCGAGCGGGACGCGGACAGCACGGTCTCGGCTGAGCTGCGGGTTGCGGTCGCTGCTCCGGCGACGTCGTCGAGCGCGTGGACTACGGTGTGGGTGCCTTGCGAGGCGCCTTCGACGTTCTGCGAAATCTCGCTGGTCGCGGAGTTCTGCTCCTCGACGGCGGCGGCCACCGCCGAAGTGTAGGCGCTGATCTCCTTCATGCGGCCGGCGATGTCGCGGATCGCCCCGACCGCACCGGTGGTCGAGCCTTGCACCGCGAGGATCTGCGCCGCGATGTCTTCGGTGGCCTTGGCGGTCTGCACCGCGAGCGATTTCACCTCCGAAGCGACCACGGCGAAGCCGCGACCGGCTTCGCCGGCGCGTGCCGCCTCGATGGTGGCGTTGAGTGCCAGAAGATTGGTCTGCGCTGCGATGCTGCTGATCAGCTTGACCACGTCGCCGATCTTCTGCGCCGCCTCGGCAAGTCCCGAGATTTGCGCGTTGGTGGTTTCGGCCTGCTCGACCGCGGTGCTGACCACATTGGTGGTGCGGACGAGCTGCTCGCTGATTTCGCCGATCGAGGCCGAGAGTTCGGCGGCCGCGGTGGCCGCCACCGCGACGTTGGTCGAAGCTTCGTTGGAGGAGCGCACCGCGCTCTGCGCGCGCTGCGACGTCTTCTCGGATTCCTTCAGCAGACCGCCTGCGGTCGTCTGCATGGCGGCGGCGCTATCGGCGACCGTCTTGAGCACGCTCTCCACGCGGGTGCGGAAGCCCGCGATGGCTTCCTCGATCGCGGTGCGGCGGCCTTCCACTGCGCGCATGGCGGTCCGGGCGAGTTCGGCTTGGTGCTGCTCGGTGACATCCTCATGGGTCGCGACCCAGCCGCCGCCCGGCATCGGGCGGTTGGCGAGCTGGATGAACCGCCCCTCGTTCTCCCGGACACTGGTTACGGTCTTGCCGTTGGCGATGGTTGCGAGCAGGTCGGCGATGTACCGGTCGGGGTCGCCGGAGAAGTTCCCCATGCGGATGCGATGCAGCAGCAGGTCGCGCAACGACGCGCCGGGCCGCGTCACCTCGGGCGTCAGGTTGTACATCTGCGCGTAGCGCTCGTTGCACAGGATCAGATCGCCGCTCGGCGACCACATGCACAGGCCGGCCGACATGTTGTTGAGCGCGGTCTGGAGCTGGCCGTTCATGCGGCGCAACAGCGCCCAGCGCCAAAGCGCCGCAGCAGCCAGGATCCCCAGCGCGGCGGCAGCGAGCCAACTGTACGGATTTGCCAGCGCTAAAGTCGCGTCAGCCATGGCTTCCCAGATCGTTCACGGAAGAAAACCAGCATGCCTGCGCAAAGTTGCGCCAGCCTTAACGGCCATGCGGCTACGCAATCCTTAATGGATTGTTTATGATTGGCGCACCCGCACAACAGATGCGGGACAAGTCGGGAGAAATGCATGCCGGGATGGGCCAAGGCCGCGACGAAGGCCGCGACGGCGGTCGCGCTGTTCGTCGCCGCAAGTTTCGCGCAACCGCAGGCGAGGGCGGAGGACTATCCGGCGCGGCCGGTGCGCATGGTGGTGGGCTTTGGCCCTGGTGCGGTGGCCGACGTGATCGCCCGCGCGATGGCCGCGCGCATGAGCCAAAGCCTCGGCCAGCAGATCGTGATCGAGAACCGGCCCGGCGCGGGTTCGAGCCTGGGCGCCGAATACGTCGCCCGCGCGCCGAAGGACGGCTACACGCTCCTGATGTGTACGGTGGCGCAGACCATCAACCCGGCGCTGAACAATCTGAGCTTCGATTTTGGCAAGGATCTTGCGCCGATCATGCTGGTCGCCAATGCGCCGCAGATTCTGGTGGCGCATCCTTCGCTTCAGGCGAATTCGGTGCGGGAGCTGATCGCGCTCGCGAAGTCGAATCCTGACGGCTTGCAGTATGCGTCGTCCGGGGCGGGCACCATGAGCCATCTTTCCGGCGTGCTGCTCGCCAGCACCGCCGGCATCCGGCTCACGCAAATTCCCTATCCGGGCAGCGCTCAGAGCATGACCGATGTGCTGGCCGGCCGGGTGCCGATGATGTTCGGCCCGGCCGCGACGGTGTGGGCCAACGTCCAGGCCGGCAAGCTCAAGGCCCTGGCCGTCACCCAGCCGACGCGCGCTGCGGTCGCGCCCGACGTGCCGACCATGATCGAGTCGGGCGTCGACGGCTATTCGGCCGGCATCTGGATGGGGATGCTGGCGCCGTCAGGCACGCCGCGCGAGATCGTCGACAAGCTGTCGCGCGCCGCGAACCAGGCGGTGAAGTCGCCCGAGGTTCTGACGTTGCTCACGGCGCAGGGCGTGGATCCGCTCGGCGGCACGCCAGACGAATTCGCGCGCTTCATCGATGTCGAATTGAAGAAATGGGCCGGCGTCGTGAAGGACGCCGGCATCAAGCCATAGGCTAAGGGGAGGGCGACCATGGGTGTCATCAGGATTCTGTCCATCGCTGCGATGATCGTCGCGGCCGGAGTTTCGGCTGCGCGCGCGCAGAGCGATTATCCGAACAAGCCCGTGCACTTGATCGTAGGCTTCATCCCGGGCTCATCGGCCGATATCACGGCCCGTGTGCTCGGCAACCGCATGTCGCAGCTTCTCGGCCAGCAGATCGTGGTCGAGAATAAGCCCGGCGCGGGCTCGAGCCTTGCGGCCGAATATGTCGCGCGCTCGCCGAAGGACGGCTACACGCTGTTCGTCGGTTCGTCCGCCAACATCACCAACGCGGCGATCAATCCCAAGCTCAGCTTCGACATGGTGAAGGACTTTGCGCCAATCGCGCTGGTCAATTCGGCGGCTGTGATCCTGGTGGCGAATCCATCGGTCGGCGTATCGAGCCTCAAGGAGCTGATCGAACTGGCGAAGAACAAACCCGGCGAGATCAACTACGCCTCGACCGGTGTCGGCACCGCGCCGCATCTCTCCGGAGAGCTGCTCAACATGCGCGCCGGGTTGAAGCTCGTGCACGTGCCCTATCAGGGCAGTCCGCAGGCCGCGACCGACCTTCTGGCGGGCCGCGTGCAGATCATGTTCTCGCCGGCCTCCGCCGTGGTGGCGCAGGTCGAGAGCGGCAAGCTGAAGGTGCTGGCATCGGCGACCGCGCAGCGCACCGGCATCCTGCCGAATGTGCCGACCATGGCCGAAGCCGGCATGCCGGACTTTGTCACCTCGATCTGGTTCGGGCTGATGGCGCCGGCCGGCACACCGCGGGAGATCGTCGACAAGCTCGCCCGCGCCGCCATCGAAGCCGCGAAATCGCCGGAGGTGATCACGTCGTGGCGGCCGCAAGGCATCGATCCGATGATCGCCGGCCCCGACCAGTTCGCGAAGTTCGTCAGCCAGGAGGTGACGCGCTGGGGCGAGGTGGCGTCAGCCGCCGGCCTGAAGAAATAGCGAAAAAAAGAAAAACGCCCGCCGCGATCGTCGCAGCGGGCGTTTCATTGCGCGGGCGTCACGCCATCTTGTTGGTCAGCGTGCCGATGTTCTCGATCCAGACCTTGGTGGTGTCGCCGGCCTTCAAGAACTCGCGGCGGGCCGCGCCGACGCCGGCCGGCGTGCCGGTCAGGATGATGTCGCCCGGATAGAGCGTGATCCGCGACGACAGGTGCGACAGCTGCTCGGCGAGATTGAAGATCATGTCGCTGGTGTTGGAGTCCTGCTTGATGACGTCATTGACCCAGAGCTTGATGCCGAGCTTCTGCGGGTCCTTGATGTCGCTCGCCGGGATGATCCACGGGCCGATCGGGCAGGCGTCGTCGAAGCACTTCTGACCGACCCAGTCCCACTTGAACGGCGTCGCGTCCGGAAGCTGATCGCGTCGGCCGAGGTCGCGCGCCGAGAGCTCGTTGGCGATGGTGTAGCCCATGACGTAGCTCAGCGCCTTGTCGAGCGGCACGTCCTTCGCCTTCTTGCCGATCACGGCGCCAAGCTCGGCCTCCCAGTCGATCGCCTTCGAGGCCTTGGGCAGCTTCACGGTGGCCTTGTCGCCGGTCACGGTGCGCGACGCCTTGATGAAGTGCCACGGGTTGAGACCCACGTCGTGCGGATCGGGCGCGGGCGGAATGCCCTGCAGCTTCGCCATCTCCATCATGTGGTCGGTGTAGTTCGCGCCGGCGCAGTAGATCGCCGACGGATATAGCACCGGCGCCAGCAGCTTGGCCTTCGCCACCGGCGTGCTCTTGAGCTTGCTCTTGGCGGCCGCGTCGGCGGCCTTCTTCAGCGTGCCCTTGGCCGACGACCAGTCGTTGATGATGTCGAGCATGCTGGCATAGGCCGCCTTGCGCGTGAGCGCGGCGGCATCGAACAGCTTCTCGTCCACCACGATGCCTGCGCGGGGGCCTTTGGGGGATTGATACGTGACCAGCTTGTAGCTCGACATGGATCTTCAGCTCCTTGGCATGGCCCGTTCGAGGGCGGGCTTCAGCGTATTCCTCAACCCGACGAGTTAAGCACAAAGGTCGCGGGTTGAGGCGCCCGCGCCCCCGTCCGGCCTCGATTTTTATTTGGGGTGGATCACGCGAACCGGCTTGCCATCCAGGAAGCCGCGGATGTCCTCGACGATGTCCGGATAGTAGCGCTCGTAGTTCTGCTGGCTGACGTAGCCGAGATGCGGGGTCAGCACGACGTTATCGAGCTTGCGGAAGGGATGGTCGACCGGCAGCGGCTCGATGTCGAACACGTCGAGGCCCGCGCCGCCGATCTGCTTGTTGGTGAGCGCCGCGATCAGCGCCTTCTCATCCACGATCGGCCCGCGCGAGGTGTTGATGAGGTACGCGGTCTTCTTCATCAGGCCGAGCTCGCGCGCCGTGACCAGCCCGCGGTTCCGCTCGCCGAGCTGGACATGGACCGACAGGAAGTCGGCGTTCTTGAACAGGTCGTCCTTCGACACATATTCGGCGCCGACCTCCTTGCACCGCTCCGGCGTCAAATTCTGGCTCCAGGCGATGACCTTCATGCCGAACGCCTTGCCGACGCCGGCGGCGCGCGCGCCAAGCTTGCCGAGGCCGATCAGGCCCAGGGTCTTGCCCTCGATGTCCATGCCGAGCGTGAGCTGCCAGGGCTCGCCGGCCTTCATGCGGGCGTTCTCCCAGCCGATCCGCCGGGTCAGCTCCAGCATCAGGCCGAAGGCGATGCCGGTCGTCGGATTGCCGTAGCTCGTGGTGCTGCAGACCGTGATGCCGCGCTCCTGGCAGGCCTTCATGTCGATCGAGGCGTTGTGGGCGCCGGTGGTGATCAGGAGCTTGAGCTTGGGCAGGCCCTCGATGACCGGACGAAGGAAGCGCGTGCGCTCGCGCATCATCACGACGATGTCGAAGTCCTTCACGTCGCGGATGGTGTCGGCGTCGGTGCGCCGCACCGCCTCGTTGAAGACCTTGATCTCGACGTCCTTGGTGATCTTCGACCAGTCGGCGAGCTTGAGCGCCACGTTCTGATAGTCGTCGAGGATCGCGCAGCGAAGGGCCATTGCAACACTCCTTGGATTGAAACCGGGCGGAGTGTGTCGCGCCTTGCCCTGTGGCACAAGGGTGGCTGCTCTCGATCAGCGCGCCGCCGCGAGATAGCTCGGATCGACGAAGCGGGCCATGTCGAACGCCGCATCCTTGGGCACGAGGCCGGCGCTTTGCAGCGTCGTGAACACCCGCCGCATGCCTTTCTCGGACGCCGCGAGGCCGTCGGGCATCAGCTTGAAGTTGAGCGCGTCGGCGATGCCGCGGCGCGCATAGGCCTCGGTGGTGCCAAGCTCCTTGACCAGCACCTTGGCGGCGGTGCCGGGATCGGCGGCCATTGCGGCCTGGCCGCGGCGCATCGCGCGAAGCGCGCCGGTGACGGCCGCCCGGTTGGCTGCGGCCCAGGCCGGGTCGAGGAACACGGCGGTGAACTCGTAGTCGGGAACATACTTCACGATCGGCCCGAGGTTGCTGAAACCCGCCGCTTCGGACTCGTAGCTCAGCGGGAAGGGCTGCAGCCCCGCGTCGATCTTGCCCTCGCGCAGAAGCTTCCAGCGGGTCGGCGCGCCGCCGACCGCGTCGATGACGATGTCGCCGCGCGTCCAGCCCAGCGCCTTCTCGATGTCCTGGACGAAGTAGGTGGTGCCCTCATGCAGCGACAGCACCCCGAAGCGCGCGCCGCGAAGCTCCGTCACCGACTTGATGTGGGGGCGGGCGATGATGAAGTGCGGCGGCTTCTGCGCGACGCTCGCCACGACCCGGAACTTGCCGCCTTTGAACGCATCGGCGACCAGCGCCTCGATGCTGGCGATGGCGATCTGCGCCTCGCCCGAATGCATGACCCCGTTGATCTTCTCGGCGTTGTCGAAGATCTCGAACTTCGGCTCGATGCCCTCGTCGGCGAAATAGCCGTTCTCCTGGGCGACCCAGACCGGGGCGTAAAACACCGTCCGCGACACCAACGCAATCTTCACCATGGCCGCCATTTCACGCCCCCGGTTTGAGAGGCGCCGAGACTAGAGCAGGTCCGTTTCCGGCGGAAACGGACCTGCTTGGAATTCCTGGGTACCTTTTGGCGGCCCGGGCCTCAGGCCTGCCGGTGCTTCTCGCGCCACTTCGGGCCGGGGCCGCGCATATAGTGCCGTTCCGGGCGATAGTGGTCTGTGAAGGACCGAAACAGGCTCTTTCCCAGTTCGATCAGGCTCAACATGACGCCGTTCCGCTGTTTTTCGTTGTTGGCTTCGACTTGCCCATTGGTCGACGGAAACGGCGGAGAGGTTCATAAGGGAACCGGCCCCGCTTGCCCTGGGCTCAGTCGATCGCTAAATCCAGCGCTGAATCTCCCATAAAATTCTCAATTCTTTGGAAACGCGAAGCCAGAAATGAACGGCCGTCAATTCATCTATCATATGCAGGGTCTGACCAAGACCTACCCCGGCAACCGCAAGGTCCTGGAGAACATCAACCTGTCGTTCTATCCGGACGCCAAGATCGGCGTGCTGGGCGTGAACGGCTCGGGCAAGTCGACCCTGCTGCGGATCATGGCTGGCATCGACAAGGACTTCATCGGCGAGGGCTGGGTCGCCGAGGGCGCCAAGGTCGGCTACCTGGAGCAGGAGCCGCAGCTCGATCCGGCGCTGAGCGTCCGCGACAACGTCATGCAGGGCGTGGCCGCCAAGAAGGCGCTGCTCGACCGCTACAACGAGATCGCCGCGAACTACTCCGACGAGACCGCCGACGAGATGGCGAAGCTCCAGGACGAGATCGACGCCAAGAACCTGTGGGAGCTCGACTCCCAGGTCGACCTCGCGATGGATGCGCTGCGCTGCCCGCCGGACGACTCCGACGTGTCCAAGCTGTCGGGCGGCGAGCGCCGCCGCGTGGCGCTGTGCCGGCTGCTCCTCAGCCAGCCCGAGCTGCTGCTGCTCGACGAGCCGACCAACCATCTCGACGCCGAGTCGGTGCACTGGCTGGAAGGCCATCTGCGCGACTATCCGGGCGCGATCCTGATCGTCACCCACGACCGCTACTTCCTCGATAACGTGACCGGCTGGATTCTCGAGATCGACCGCGGCAAGGGCATCCCCTACGAGGGCAACTATTCGTCCTGGCTGGTGCAGAAGCAGAAGCGCCTGGAGCAGGAGGGACGCGAGGAGGCCGCGCATCAGCGCACGCTCGCCCGCGAACAGGAATGGATCTCGGCTTCGCCCAAGGCGCGGCAGGCGAAATCCAAGGCGCGCTACGAGCGCTATGAGGAATTGCTGCAGAAGGCGTCAGCGAAGAAAAACGACACCGCGCAGATCGTCATTCCGGTCGCCGAGAGGCTTGGCCAGAACGTTGTCGATTTTACCGACCTCAAGAAGGGCTTCGGCGATAACCTGCTGATCGACGACCTCACGTTCAAGCTGCCGGCCGGCGGCATCGTCGGCATCATTGGCGCGAACGGCGCCGGCAAGACCACGCTGTTTCGCATGATCACCGGCCAGGACAAGCCCGACAGCGGCACCATCAAGGTCGGCGAGTCAGTGCATCTCGGCTATGTCGATCAGTCGCGCGACGCGCTCAACCCGAACAACAACGTCTGGCAGGAGATTTCCGACGGGCTCGACCAGCTGATGCTCGGCAAGCAGCAGGTGAACTCGCGCGGCTATGTGTCGGCCTTCAACTTCAAGGGCGCCGACCAGCAGAAGAAGGTCGGAAACCTCTCGGGCGGCGAGCGCAACCGCGTGCATCTCGCCAAGATGCTGAAGTCCGGCGCCAACGTGCTGCTGCTCGACGAGCCAACCAACGATCTCGACGTCGACACGCTCCGCGCGCTCGAAGAGGCGCTGGAGGACTTTGCCGGCTGCGCCGTCATCATCAGCCACGATCGCTGGTTCCTCGACCGCATCGCGACCCACATCCTGGCCTTCGAGGGCGAGAGCCACGTCGAATGGTTCGAGGGCAACTTCCAGGACTACGAGAAGGACAAGATGCGCCGGCTTGGCGAGGACTCGGTGATGCCGAAGCGCATCAAGTACAAGAAGTTCAGCCGCTAGTGTCCCATGCAATACCTCGCAGCGAGCAAAGGCGCGGCGGTTCATCTTCCCGATGGCTGCCGCGTGCTTGCTGCCGGCGAGACGATCTCGTTCGAGCTGCCCTGGGCGTTCGCGCCTTTGCTCGCGCGGCTCGATGATTCCGTCGACCTTCCGGCGCTGAAGGCGGACTTGTCGGAAGCCGGCTACGAGGGCTTCGCGGTCGAGGGCCTCGAGGAGCCCGGTCATGGGCAGGCCTTCGTGCTCGGCGCCCACATCGTGCACGACCCGGTCGGGTTCCGGCCCTATGCGGCGGACATTCCGGACATCGTCAAAAGCTTTGGCGGCAGGTTCATCGCCCGTGCCGGCAAGGTGACGCCGCTGTCCGGTGCTTTCGTTCCCGAGCGCGTGGTGGTGATCGAGTTTCCCACAGCCGATGACGCGTTGCGTTTCTACACCTCGGAGCGCTACGCACCGTTGCTGAAGATCCGGCTGGCCACGACCGAGGCCCGTTTCATGATCATGGCCCGGTCAGGGGAACTTCCGGCGGGGGTCCGCGCCGCTGCGAAAGCTTATTTGCAGCGCAGCGCCTGAATGCCGCAGCGCAGTTCTCTGTCACAGAATCGCATATAAATCCTGCCTCCATGGCTGCCTGCGAGAGATGGCGCTGCCTGCGAGAGGAGACACCCGATGTCGATGTCTGCGGACGATCCGAAAGTGCCGCTCGATGCGCCCGCGCTCCGGCCGTTGCCGCAGCTGATCTTCGCTTCGCGCTGGCTGCAGCTGCCGCTCTATCTCGGGCTGATCGTGGCCCAGTGCGTCTATGTGGTGCTGTTCCTGAAGGAACTCTGGCACCTCATCACGCACACGCTGAGCTTCAGCGAGCAGGAGATCATGCTCGTGGTGCTCGCGCTGATCGATGTGGTGATGATCTCTAACCTCCTGATCATGGTGATCGTCGGCGGCTACGAGACCTTCGTGTCGCGGCTCGAGCTTGAGAGGCACCCCGACCAGCCGGAATGGCTGAGCCATGTCAACGCCAGTGTGCTCAAGATCAAGCTGGCGATGGCGATCATCGGCATCTCATCGATCCATCTGCTTCGTACTTTTCTCTACGCCGGCCAGCTCGGCAAGGAGGGCGCGCTCTACACCGAATCCGGCGTGATGTGGCAGGCAATCATCCACGGCTTGTTCATCGCTTCCGCCGTTGGCGTCGCTTACGTCGAGCGGCTGAGCCAGCCGGTCTATGCCGGCAAGGGTCACTGATGAGGCTATTCGCAGCGGTGCTGGGGCTGCTGCTGTTCGTAGCGCCTCAGGCGCGTGCCGCCGATCCGGCGTTTCAGAATTTTCTGCAATCGACGTGGCCTGAGGCACAGCAGCTCGGCGTATCGCGCGCTACGTTCGACGCTGCGGTCAGCGGGCTTGAGCCGGATTTGTCGCTGCCCGACCTCGCCATTCCGGGCCGTCCGGAGCAGAAGCCGCCGTCGCAGCCCGAATTCGTGCAGACGCCTGCGGGCTATGTGCGCGAAAGCTCGATCGCGCGACTTGCCGCCGAAGGCAAGAAGCTCCTCGATGCGCATCGCACGACGCTCAATGCCATCGAGAAGCAGTTCGGCGTGCCTCCGCAGGTTCTGCTCGCCATCTGGGGCCGCGAGACCGACTTCGGCAGATACAAGCTGCCCTACGATGCGCTGCGTGTGGTCGCGACCCAGGCTTACGTCGGCCGGCGCAAGGACATGTTCCGCGGCGAATTCCTGGCCGCCTTGAGGATGCTCCAGGATGGCGTGCCGCGCGAGCGGATGCGCAGCTCCTGGGGCGGTGCGATGGGGCTCACGCAGTTCCTGCCGTCTGAATACTACAAGCACGCCGTCGATTTCGACGGCGATGGCCGTGTCGACATCTGGACTTCGATCCCCGATGCGTTGGCCTCGGCCGCCAAGCAGCTCGCCAACAAAGGCTGGCAGCGCGGCGAGCGCTGGGCCTATGAGGTGCGCGTGCCGGGCAATGTCGACTGCACCATCGCGCAGCCCGCGCACATCATGCCGATCGGTGAATGGCTGAAGCGCGGCTATGTACCGGCCTACGGCCGGCAGCTCACGGCAAAAGAGTTGAAGAACGACGCGTCATTGCTGCTGCCCGAAGGCACTTACGGCCCGGGCTTCCTGGCGCCGAAAAACTACTTCGTCATCAAGGAATACAATTTCTCGGATCTCTACGTTCTGTTCGTCGGCCATCTCAGCGACCGGATCATCGATCCGCGGCCGTTCGAGAAGGCCTGGAGCAAGAACGCGCAGCTTCGCACCGAGCAGGTCGAGGCGATGCAGAAGACTCTCACCCAGCGCGGGCTCTATCGCGACAAGCTCGACGGCAAGGCCGGCATGCTGACGCGCGCGGCGCTCGGCGAGTACCAGAAGGCCAACGGCTTGAAGCTCGACTGCTGGCCGACCGCCGCAGTGCTGAGCGACATGCAGAGCAGGCGTTAGAGCGTTTTGACCGAAAGTTACTTCAGTGTCCGCTGTCATCGCCGGGCTTGTCCCGGCGATCTCGTTTAGGTGAGTACAGTGCGTCCCCAAGCGAGATGGCCGGGACATAGGCGAGCGAAGCGACGCCGTTCTTCGAACGGCTATGCCCGGCCATGACGGTTGCGGGACAGCCGAAACTCAAAGCAAAACCGGCGGCGCTTGCGCACCGCCGGTTTGCATCGAAATCAGATCGATCGGTTTAGTAAGCCGGGCAGAAGAAGCGCGGACGGCTCCAACCCACGACATTGCCGTAGCCGTCGCGGATCGGGCGGCGCGCCCAATAGCCATCCGGGCAGCCATAGGCCGGCGCCGCACCGTATGCCGGGTAGGGCTCGTAGCCCGCCACCGGATAGTAGGCGCGTGGATAGCCGTAAGCCGGGCCCGCGCCCGCAATGGCGCTGCCGATGGCCGCGCCGGCAATCAGACCGCCGGCGACACCGAAACCAATGCCGCAGCCGCGGCAACCCGCATCGGCCGTGGTCGGCGCGAGCGTCGAAGCGGCCAGCGTCGCGCTGGTCGCGAGTGCAAGCAAAGTCTTCCTCATGATTTTTAATCTCCCATGGCGACCGGCCCCAGCGCCGAGCGCAAAACGCGCGGTCTTCCTGACCCGACCTGCCGAGGCAGAAATACGCATCGCCAATTTGTCGGAAATTTGTTTTAGGCGCCATCAGTGACTTTCCGCTGTGCGAAAAGTCACTGAACGGCGCTTAAAACTGAACGACGGTTCAGACGACCGTTTATAGGTCAGCGTAAACCTTACAGGGACATTACGGGCAGACCTGCACCCGCCGCACCCGCCAGCCATAGCCGTCCCAGAACCGCTCGCGGTGCCAGTAACAACTCGGACCTTGATCGTAGGCTTCGTATCCCGGCTCATAGGCGTAGTAAGGGCCCCCGCCGTAATACGGTCCGCCGTAGCCGTAATAGGGCGCACCCAAAGCGCCACCGACGATGGCTCCTGCGGCGAGACCGCCAATGACGCCGGCCGCGATGCGGCCGCCGCGCGCTTCGGCGGTGGTTGGAGCGGCGATCGCAGCGGCTGCAATCGCGCCCGCAGCCGCAAGCACAGTGAATGTCCTTGTCATGGCGTCACCTCAGATTTGATGAGCGTGACAACACAACGCGCGAATATGCATTTCGGTTCCGCCAAACCAACAGTTCGAGCGTGCCAGCTTGGCGGAATCGGTTTGATTGGTGACGATCTGACGAACTCAGGGAATGGGCAGCAGCGGCTTCTTGCCGGCATGCAGCTGCATGTCGACGGCGGTGAGCAACGCGGCGGTGCCGGCGTAATTGCCCATCAGCATGACGAGCTCGACGAGCTTGTTCGGACCGAAGATCGTCTTCAGCTTGGCAAAGGTTTCCGGCTTCACCTTGTGGTCGCGCCACAGCTGCCGGCCGAGCTCGATGATCTGTGCGTCGG
The Rhodoplanes sp. Z2-YC6860 genome window above contains:
- a CDS encoding PAS-domain containing protein, with the protein product MADATLALANPYSWLAAAALGILAAAALWRWALLRRMNGQLQTALNNMSAGLCMWSPSGDLILCNERYAQMYNLTPEVTRPGASLRDLLLHRIRMGNFSGDPDRYIADLLATIANGKTVTSVRENEGRFIQLANRPMPGGGWVATHEDVTEQHQAELARTAMRAVEGRRTAIEEAIAGFRTRVESVLKTVADSAAAMQTTAGGLLKESEKTSQRAQSAVRSSNEASTNVAVAATAAAELSASIGEISEQLVRTTNVVSTAVEQAETTNAQISGLAEAAQKIGDVVKLISSIAAQTNLLALNATIEAARAGEAGRGFAVVASEVKSLAVQTAKATEDIAAQILAVQGSTTGAVGAIRDIAGRMKEISAYTSAVAAAVEEQNSATSEISQNVEGASQGTHTVVHALDDVAGAATATRSSAETVLSASRSVESAVANLRSEVEAFLRQVAA
- the ettA gene encoding energy-dependent translational throttle protein EttA, with the translated sequence MNGRQFIYHMQGLTKTYPGNRKVLENINLSFYPDAKIGVLGVNGSGKSTLLRIMAGIDKDFIGEGWVAEGAKVGYLEQEPQLDPALSVRDNVMQGVAAKKALLDRYNEIAANYSDETADEMAKLQDEIDAKNLWELDSQVDLAMDALRCPPDDSDVSKLSGGERRRVALCRLLLSQPELLLLDEPTNHLDAESVHWLEGHLRDYPGAILIVTHDRYFLDNVTGWILEIDRGKGIPYEGNYSSWLVQKQKRLEQEGREEAAHQRTLAREQEWISASPKARQAKSKARYERYEELLQKASAKKNDTAQIVIPVAERLGQNVVDFTDLKKGFGDNLLIDDLTFKLPAGGIVGIIGANGAGKTTLFRMITGQDKPDSGTIKVGESVHLGYVDQSRDALNPNNNVWQEISDGLDQLMLGKQQVNSRGYVSAFNFKGADQQKKVGNLSGGERNRVHLAKMLKSGANVLLLDEPTNDLDVDTLRALEEALEDFAGCAVIISHDRWFLDRIATHILAFEGESHVEWFEGNFQDYEKDKMRRLGEDSVMPKRIKYKKFSR
- a CDS encoding ABC transporter substrate-binding protein, with the protein product MAAMVKIALVSRTVFYAPVWVAQENGYFADEGIEPKFEIFDNAEKINGVMHSGEAQIAIASIEALVADAFKGGKFRVVASVAQKPPHFIIARPHIKSVTELRGARFGVLSLHEGTTYFVQDIEKALGWTRGDIVIDAVGGAPTRWKLLREGKIDAGLQPFPLSYESEAAGFSNLGPIVKYVPDYEFTAVFLDPAWAAANRAAVTGALRAMRRGQAAMAADPGTAAKVLVKELGTTEAYARRGIADALNFKLMPDGLAASEKGMRRVFTTLQSAGLVPKDAAFDMARFVDPSYLAAAR
- a CDS encoding Bug family tripartite tricarboxylate transporter substrate binding protein; amino-acid sequence: MGVIRILSIAAMIVAAGVSAARAQSDYPNKPVHLIVGFIPGSSADITARVLGNRMSQLLGQQIVVENKPGAGSSLAAEYVARSPKDGYTLFVGSSANITNAAINPKLSFDMVKDFAPIALVNSAAVILVANPSVGVSSLKELIELAKNKPGEINYASTGVGTAPHLSGELLNMRAGLKLVHVPYQGSPQAATDLLAGRVQIMFSPASAVVAQVESGKLKVLASATAQRTGILPNVPTMAEAGMPDFVTSIWFGLMAPAGTPREIVDKLARAAIEAAKSPEVITSWRPQGIDPMIAGPDQFAKFVSQEVTRWGEVASAAGLKK
- a CDS encoding Bug family tripartite tricarboxylate transporter substrate binding protein — its product is MPGWAKAATKAATAVALFVAASFAQPQARAEDYPARPVRMVVGFGPGAVADVIARAMAARMSQSLGQQIVIENRPGAGSSLGAEYVARAPKDGYTLLMCTVAQTINPALNNLSFDFGKDLAPIMLVANAPQILVAHPSLQANSVRELIALAKSNPDGLQYASSGAGTMSHLSGVLLASTAGIRLTQIPYPGSAQSMTDVLAGRVPMMFGPAATVWANVQAGKLKALAVTQPTRAAVAPDVPTMIESGVDGYSAGIWMGMLAPSGTPREIVDKLSRAANQAVKSPEVLTLLTAQGVDPLGGTPDEFARFIDVELKKWAGVVKDAGIKP
- a CDS encoding fumarylacetoacetate hydrolase family protein, translated to MSSYKLVTYQSPKGPRAGIVVDEKLFDAAALTRKAAYASMLDIINDWSSAKGTLKKAADAAAKSKLKSTPVAKAKLLAPVLYPSAIYCAGANYTDHMMEMAKLQGIPPAPDPHDVGLNPWHFIKASRTVTGDKATVKLPKASKAIDWEAELGAVIGKKAKDVPLDKALSYVMGYTIANELSARDLGRRDQLPDATPFKWDWVGQKCFDDACPIGPWIIPASDIKDPQKLGIKLWVNDVIKQDSNTSDMIFNLAEQLSHLSSRITLYPGDIILTGTPAGVGAARREFLKAGDTTKVWIENIGTLTNKMA
- a CDS encoding D-2-hydroxyacid dehydrogenase family protein, which produces MALRCAILDDYQNVALKLADWSKITKDVEIKVFNEAVRRTDADTIRDVKDFDIVVMMRERTRFLRPVIEGLPKLKLLITTGAHNASIDMKACQERGITVCSTTSYGNPTTGIAFGLMLELTRRIGWENARMKAGEPWQLTLGMDIEGKTLGLIGLGKLGARAAGVGKAFGMKVIAWSQNLTPERCKEVGAEYVSKDDLFKNADFLSVHVQLGERNRGLVTARELGLMKKTAYLINTSRGPIVDEKALIAALTNKQIGGAGLDVFDIEPLPVDHPFRKLDNVVLTPHLGYVSQQNYERYYPDIVEDIRGFLDGKPVRVIHPK